The following are from one region of the Pueribacillus theae genome:
- a CDS encoding O-methyltransferase, translating into MSNELEKYLSTLHRCSDPTIKKIKSYAKEHRIPILQDTSMEILLSLLRIKRPEAILEIGTAIGYSAIRMAKTLPNSTIVSVDIDEERLSVAKDNLLEASVADRVVLIHGEAVEQAEQLRVHAPYDFIFIDAAKGQYQRYFETFQAMLASDGIILSDNVLYRGMVAGEEPLLKRYETAVKKLRLYNEFLANHSDFDTTFYPVGDGLAVSIKKID; encoded by the coding sequence ATGTCAAATGAACTTGAAAAATACCTCTCAACATTGCATCGATGTTCTGATCCAACGATAAAAAAAATAAAATCATATGCTAAAGAACATCGTATTCCTATTCTGCAAGATACAAGCATGGAAATTTTACTTAGCTTATTAAGAATAAAAAGACCGGAAGCAATTCTTGAAATCGGCACAGCAATCGGCTACTCGGCGATTCGAATGGCAAAAACATTGCCGAATAGCACCATTGTATCTGTTGATATTGATGAAGAGCGTTTATCGGTTGCAAAAGACAACCTGTTGGAAGCCTCCGTGGCTGACCGGGTTGTCCTTATTCATGGGGAAGCAGTAGAACAAGCGGAACAGCTCCGGGTTCATGCTCCATACGATTTCATTTTTATTGATGCGGCAAAAGGCCAATATCAAAGATATTTTGAAACGTTCCAGGCAATGCTGGCAAGCGATGGGATAATCCTATCGGATAATGTGTTGTACCGGGGAATGGTGGCAGGAGAAGAGCCATTACTCAAACGATATGAGACAGCTGTTAAGAAACTGCGCCTATACAACGAATTCCTTGCAAACCATTCGGATTTCGACACAACCTTTTATCCCGTCGGTGACGGGCTCGCGGTGAGCATTAAAAAAATTGATTGA
- the mltG gene encoding endolytic transglycosylase MltG: protein MPQQSDLERRKLEQANENRTVRRIVTVILLIFIILFAGFSVGSFFYVSSALKPIDEKDKKKIDVTIPIGSSVSEIAKLLEKQGAIKNALIFRYYVKYKNESGFQAGDYELNTAMDVKDIISELKEGKVKKEVALKLTVPEGLGVTGISKLIAKNTSYSEEEIMNKMQDKDFIEMLASTYSILDEKAISKDGIKYSLEGYLFPATYEFEDKNPKLETIISSMVEKMQEIVEKYEGEIRESGFSIHETLTLASLIEKETQKSEDRFKVSGVFHNRMEKDMRLDSDPTVKYALDKNEIQVTYKDTDVSSPYNTYRMKGLPIGPIASPREESIKAAIEPKQVDEYYFFARPNGEVIYTKTLSEHEKVVAKYRHEWNELIKAKKAEKKK from the coding sequence GTGCCTCAACAGAGCGATCTTGAGAGAAGAAAATTGGAACAAGCAAATGAAAATAGAACAGTAAGGCGCATTGTCACTGTCATTTTACTTATTTTCATCATATTATTTGCCGGATTTTCTGTTGGAAGCTTTTTTTATGTCAGTAGTGCATTAAAACCGATTGATGAAAAAGACAAGAAAAAAATAGACGTGACAATTCCTATCGGTTCATCCGTTTCTGAAATTGCAAAGCTGCTTGAGAAACAAGGCGCGATAAAAAATGCGCTTATTTTTCGTTATTATGTAAAATATAAAAATGAATCAGGATTTCAAGCTGGGGACTATGAATTAAATACAGCGATGGACGTAAAAGATATCATCTCGGAATTAAAAGAAGGCAAAGTAAAAAAAGAAGTGGCTCTGAAATTGACAGTCCCGGAGGGATTAGGTGTTACCGGAATTTCAAAACTTATTGCGAAAAACACCTCTTACAGTGAAGAAGAAATTATGAATAAAATGCAAGATAAAGATTTTATTGAAATGTTAGCCTCGACCTATAGCATCCTTGATGAAAAAGCAATTTCAAAGGACGGAATTAAATATTCATTGGAAGGCTACTTGTTCCCGGCCACTTATGAATTTGAGGACAAAAATCCAAAATTGGAAACAATCATCTCCTCGATGGTTGAGAAAATGCAGGAAATCGTCGAAAAATACGAAGGAGAAATTAGGGAGAGCGGCTTTTCGATTCATGAAACGTTAACACTTGCTTCACTGATCGAAAAGGAAACACAAAAATCTGAAGATCGTTTTAAAGTTTCAGGTGTTTTTCATAATCGAATGGAAAAAGATATGCGGCTTGATTCTGATCCGACCGTTAAATACGCCTTGGATAAAAACGAAATCCAAGTCACATATAAAGATACGGACGTGTCTTCACCATATAACACGTATCGTATGAAAGGACTTCCGATTGGACCGATTGCAAGCCCGCGAGAAGAATCGATAAAAGCAGCAATCGAACCGAAGCAGGTTGACGAATATTACTTTTTTGCAAGGCCGAACGGTGAAGTGATTTATACGAAAACGTTAAGTGAGCATGAAAAAGTCGTAGCAAAATACCGACACGAATGGAATGAGCTTATAAAGGCAAAAAAAGCCGAAAAAAAGAAATAA
- a CDS encoding DUF1292 domain-containing protein → MALDISDRIVIPVEDGEEHLFEVRYIFEPDHFEHSYVVVTPVGEDEESFDEEEEVEAFAFRFIEHGDGEDDLELFALETDEEWDMIEEMLATVEELEEE, encoded by the coding sequence GGATATCAGTGATCGTATCGTAATCCCGGTGGAAGACGGGGAAGAACATTTATTTGAAGTGCGTTATATTTTTGAACCTGATCATTTTGAACATTCCTATGTTGTCGTAACGCCAGTAGGGGAAGATGAAGAATCGTTTGATGAAGAGGAGGAAGTAGAAGCATTTGCCTTTCGTTTTATCGAGCATGGTGATGGCGAAGATGATTTAGAGCTGTTTGCGTTGGAAACAGATGAAGAATGGGACATGATTGAAGAAATGCTGGCTACTGTAGAAGAATTGGAAGAGGAGTAG